The Mucilaginibacter terrae region ACGCCATTTTGGCCGAGTACGGTTTCCCGCTCACCTTCCCTAAAGAGGTGGAGGAAGAGGCTAACGAAATATCTGAGGCCATTACAGCCGAAGAAATTGCCAAACGCCGCGATTTTCGTGAGGTGCTTACCATCACCATCGACCCCTTTGATGCCAAGGATTTTGACGATGCCATCTCATTCCAAAAACTGGAAAATGGCAACTACGAAATTGGTGTGCATATTGCCGACGTGGCACACTACATTATCCCCGATTCGGCTTTGGATAAAGAAGCTTTTCAGCGTGCCACATCAGTTTACTTGGTAGACCGGGTAATTCCTATGCTGCCCGAGCGCCTGTCGAACGGGCTGTGTTCACTTCGTCCGCATGAAGATAAGTTGTGTTTTGCGGCTGTATTTGAAATGGATGATGCCGGGCATGTGTTGAATGAATGGTTTGGTAAAACCGTTATCCACTCCAACCGCCGCTTTACTTACGAAGAAGTGCAGGTAATTATAGAAACCGGCGAAGGCGAATACCTGGAAGAAATAAAAACCTTAAATGCACTGGCCTATAAACTACGCGAACAGAAATTTAAAAACGGAGCCATCAGCTTTGAAAGCACCGAGGTTAAGTTTAAACTGGATGAGCAAGGCAAACCCATTGGCGTTTATGTAAAAGAACGTAAGGATGCACACAAGCTGATTGAAGACTTCATGCTGTTGGCTAACCGTAAAGTGGCCGAGTTTGTAAGCAAAAAAGGGAAAGGAAAACACAAGTACCCCTTTGTATACCGTGCCCACGATGCCCCTAACCCCGAAACGCTGGGTAACTTTGCCCAGTTTGCCGCCAGGTTTGGCTACCGTATTAATATGAAATCGGATAGGGAGATCGCTAAATCGCTCAATCATTTAATGGCCGACGTGGAGGGCAAAAAAGAGCAGAATGTGCTTACCCAACTGGCTATACGCTCTATGGCTAAGGCGGTTTACACCACCAAAAGCAGTAGCCACTATGGTTTAGCATTTGATCATTATACGCACTTTACCTCGCCCATACGCCGTTACCCTGATGTAATGGTGCACCGATTATTGTTCCATTATTTAAACGGTGGACAGCCGGTAAATGCCGAGCATTACGAAGTGTTGTGCAAGCACAGCTCCGAAATGGAGAAAAAAGCGGCCGATGCCGAGCGTTCGTCGGTTAAATACAAACAGGCTGAGTATCTTCAAAATAATATTGGAAGCGAGTTTACCGGCGTTATTTCGGGGGTTACCGAGTGGGGCATGTACGTACAGATCATCGAAAATAATTGTGAAGGCATGGTGAGGCTGCGCGATATATCAGACGACTTTTATACCTTAGACGAGAAAAATTACGCCATTATTGGTCAGCGTAAAAAGAAAGTTTACCAACTGGGCGATGAAGTGAGAATTAAAGTAAAAAACGTAGATCTTACCAAAAAGCAAATTGATTTTTCGTTAGTGCTGGATTAATTTTTACCGGCACGCCTGTTTTTATGAATAAATTACAAGATTTACAGCTACTGATAGAGGATGCGGTTAACCAACTGTCGTTTCCTGCGCAACCCTCTGAATTATACGAGCCCATCACTTATATTATGGCCCTTGGCGGCAAGCGTATGCGCCCTGCCCTGTTACTGATGGCCTGCGACATGTTTGGCGGCGACGTTAAAAAAGCCCTGCCCCCTGCCCTCGCTATCGAAGTGTTCCACAACTTTACGCTGGTGCATGATGATATTATGGACAACGCCCCCCTGCGCCGCGGCAAAGCTACCGTTCACGAAAAGTGGAACCCTAACACGGGCATCCTTTCGGGCGATGTAATGCTGGTTGAAGCCTACAAGCTCATAATGCAGGTAGACGACAGTATTTTGCGCCGCGTGCTCGAAATTTTCAGCAACACAGCCGTTGGCGTATGCGAAGGCCAGCAATTCGACATGAATTTTGAGCAGCAAAGCGAGGTTGAAATAGATGCTTACATCAACATGATCCGCCTTAAAACAGCAGTATTGCTGGGCGGAGCGCTTAATATAGGTGCTCTAATTGGTGGTGCCAGCGATGAGGATGCAAGCCTGCTCTACACCTTTGGCGAACAATTGGGCATTGCTTTCCAATTGCAGGACGACATTTTAGATGTTTACGGCGACCCTGAAAAATTTGGTAAACAGGTTGGCGGCGACATTATCTCCAACAAAAAAACCTTCCTGCTCATTAAAGCCCTCGAGTTGGCTGATGCCGATGAAAAACAAGCTCTTAACCAATGGATCAACGCAGTTGATTTTAATGCCGCTGAAAAAGTAACGGCCGTAACATCGGTTTACAATACATTAAACATCAGGCAAAAGGCCGAAGAAGCCATGCAAAATTACGCGGCTATTGGCTTTGAGGCTTTGGATAAACTTTCAATTTCCGAAGACAAGAAGCAGTATTTGCGCAGCTTTGCTGATGGGTTGATGGTGAGGGAGAAATAAGCTATCTCGTCTAAAATTCCTCAACCGTCATTGCGAGGAACGAAGCAATCTCTGCGAATTCACAGCGACCATGTATAGTGATTTTGCTTCGTCTCTCACAATTATAGACATATAGAAGTAACCTTTCATTTTACTGGTACAATAAGCTATCTTGTGCTTACTAATTAAATGAAAGCCAATCACCTGTTATTCCTTTTTTTGTCCATCGTTTCCTGTAAACGAAATATATCATTACCCAAACAAGAGCCCGAACCTAAGTTAAATAGGGATTCGCTTAAAATTTTATGGGATATACAACTTGCCGAAGCAAAAGAAGACCGCACCATATATAGTGCAGTTGAATTATCAAAAGATACGATCATTCTGCTGAGACGTTCAATTGGCTTAGAGTACAGTACCAATGGAGGCAAAACATGGAAATGGATAGCCAAAAATATTTTCAGAATAGATGAGCTAACCATTGACGATAAAGGCATTTGGTGGGCTTTAGAAAGATGGAAAGGTATACATGAAGCAAGTTACTGCCGTATGTATAAATCGGCAAATGAAGGCAAAACCTGGACAGAATACACTTTTAATACATCTGTATTTTTCCCTTATCATTTTTATTCTAAACCTCATCAAACATTAGCAATTTCTACACAATTCGAGAACACGGTTTATCAGTTATCCGGCACTAACCCGAGACGTAATTGGCAATTTATTAAGATACAGCCTAACGATAATCAAACAAATACTGTTTCAGCCGGCAAATATTCCATTCATGATAGTGAATATGATGATGCACTTTGTGTAGATCGCGGTAAGTATTCTATTGACACATTGATTCGTTTTACAAAGGCCTATCGCATTTATTACATCGAACAAAAGAAAGATCACTTATTTGTAGCGGGGCCGGCAAAGGGAGGTATGGATTTGTATTTTGCTGTTATTAGCAATGAAAAGATCAAGAAAGAAATTATACTGCCCGAGGGTGTTGATTTTGAAATGCAAAAATCACAGCTTGGCAACATTATTTTAACAGGCTCATCAGGTGCATATGTTTATAAGAACAACGAATTGAAGCAAATTTATAAATAACATTCCCGCCTATTTCCTATCTTCATACCACTAAACAAAACACAAACATGAAAAAAGTAACAGGCATTGGCGGTATATTTTTTAAAAGTGAAGACCCGAAAGCTATAAATGAGTGGTACGCTCAAAACCTTGGTTTGCCTACCAGCGCTTATGGTACCACATTTGATTGGCTGGAGGTTGATGATGCATCTAAGAAAGGTACTACTGTTTGGAACCCGTTCCCGGCAGATACCAAATACTTCAACCCATCAACCAAGCCTTTCATGATCAATTACCGGGTGGCCGATCTGGTGGCGCTGGTGGAAGAACTAAAAGCCAACAACGTAACCATTGTTGATGAAATTGCTGAATATGATTACGGAAAATTTATTCATATCCTCGATCCTGAAGGCAACATCATAGAGCTTTGGGAACCGAAAGATGAACCGGCAGAAGATGCAACTGCTGAATAAACTGATATATACTTGAAAACAAAACAGGCCGGAGATTTTCATCTGCGGCCTGCTCAATCACTCTAAAACAATCACCTCTACTTTACAAAGAAGTCTCTTTAATTAACACGGCTTGCAGCTATGTTAATATTACAACGCAAAAATATTAATTAATTATCAACTAACCTACACACTCTCTTTGCTTTTACGGTAGTTTGACAAACCTATTGTACTGATTTACTGTGGCTTTAAGTCTGATATTATATAACTTAAATCCACCCGTAAATGTTGTGCAAATCCTGTTAATTGTTACATTCTTTGCATAACCAAAACAATAATGTAATTATGGCATTAAAAAGGTTATGATGTTACTACCGCTGCAAATTGGAAACCATTTACCGCCCGAAGTACTCGAAATATCAAAACAAATGCATCCGCTATTGTGGAACTTTTGCATTTGGGTAACCGCAACTGTTATTGGCCTTGTTATAAAATTTATTACGTCGCGCCTATTGCGTATTTACTCCCAACGAAATAATTACTCTTTTTTCGGGTCGTTTGTAAAACACCTGAGCTGGCCCATAGGCTATTTCATCCCCCTATTTGTATTTAAACTTATGATGCCGCTTATGAGGATGAATAAAATCTACTATAATTTTTTAGACCGGTGTGTAAGTATTCTGCTCGTTATATCATTTGCCGTATTGCTTACTCGAGCCATTAGGGTTTTAGAAGATTACGTTTATCATTTTTACGACCTGAACAAGGCCGATAACCTTAAAGAACGAAAAATACGCACACAGCTCAAGTTTTTACGAAAGTTGGTGGTGGCTATCATTGTATTTGTAACCATTGCATTGGTATTGTTAAGCTTTGAGAGTTTCCGCAAACTGGGTACAGGCTTACTTACAGGTGTGGGTATTGGTGGTATCATTATTGGTTTTGCAGCCCAAAATTCGCTGGGTAACTTACTGGCGGGTATGCAACTGGCTTTTACGCAGCCTATACGCATTGATGATGTACTGGTGGTTGAGGGCGAATGGGGACGAGTTGAAGATATAACCCTCACCTACGTGGTATTACGTATTTGGGACCAGCGCCGGTTAATTTTACCTATTAACTACTTCATTCAAAAGCCTTTTCAAAACTGGACGCGCATATCGGCCGATATTATTGGCACCGTGTTCATCTATATGGATTACTCCATACCTATGCAACCATTGCGTACCGAGTTTGAGCGGTTACTAACACTTACCAAACTGTGGGACGGTAAAGTACAGGTTTTACAACTCACCGATGCCAAAGAGCGCACCATTGAGATACGCATGCTGGTAAGCGCCCGCAACTCGTCGGACGCGTTTGACCTGCGCTGTTTTATTCGCGAAAACATGATCACTTACATACAGGAAAACTATCCCGGCAGCCTGCCCAAAATTCGGACAGACTATGCCGATAAGTTTCCGCAGGCATTGCCCGAAGCCAGTATTTAGGCCGATTTTGCTAACCCCGCACTTGCACCTATTACCAGTGCATCCTCAAGTCCGCCAATGAGTGGGTCTAATATTTTAGTGCTTTTTACAGTTGCTTTACGCAGGTAAAAACAACCAAAGGATGATAGCAGGGCTGCGCTTCCGCCCAATATAGCACCCAGGTAGGCTTTACCCCCACCTGCCTTGTAAACACTGGCACCAGCCAATGCTCCTGTTAAAAACCGACCGGTTAACCCGGGTAAAGCAATGCGGTTGGGTGCGGTGGGCAATTTATCACCTACAAATTCACCAAAAGCCAAGAGTTTGAACGCCGTAGCAGTTTTACCCGATTGCATAAATTTTAAAGGTGAATTTGCTAAATTATCGGTTTGATGATGACTTAAGATATGACTGGTAATAGCAGGTGCCGACATAGCCCTACTACCGGCAATAGCGCCCAGGCTAACGGCTTGCCAAAGTGGTTTTGATATTTTGAATGACATATGGTAGATATCTATTTACCATTACTACATTACAACAGTAATTAGTGTTTTACTGCAACGGCAGTTTGTAACTGTAGCAATAGCTGAATTGTTAAAGAAAACATTTAATGCACAACGTTTAACAGTCAAACGTTATCTTGCATTAATATAATACAATCGAAAAAATCTGCTATGCAACACAGGGCAAAATCAATACGGCCGTTTATAGGCTCAAAAAACTTTGAAATATCACGAAGCTTTTACCGCGATTTAGGTTTCGAAGAAACGGTACTGGAGCCCAAACTTAGTGTTTTTAAAACCGGTACCGAGGCATTTTACCTGCAAAACGCTTATGTTAAAGACTGGATCGATAATACGATGATTTTCCTGGAGGTTGAAGATCTATCGGCCTTTTGGGCAGACTTGCAAAAGCTTAACCTTACCCAAAAGTATGAAGATGTAAAGATCGTACCTATACGTAATCAAGCATGGGGCCGTGAGTGCTTTGTGCATGATCCATCAGGAGTTTTATGGCATTTTGGTGAGTTCGTGTAAATTTTTATATCCAACACATTTCATGAAACAATAAATTGAACAGCACGAAAAAAAGAGGACTTTTAGGGCAATTTTATGATTTTCAGCAGAAAAAAAATAAACAGGACAGTTTAGATGGATAATGCCTAAATCAGGCATTATCCGGTCAAGAATTCAAAACCAACCGATTATTTATTCACAAGTTGCTATTCACTCACTAAATAATGGCAAAAACATGACTTACCCTACTTACTTAGTGTATTATTAAAATAAAAGTTTGTATATCTTTGTATAGTTAATCATCAGGAACATGAATCTTCCCATATATTTAGATAATAACGCAACCACACCTATGGACCCACGGGTGCTGGAAGCTATGATACCTTACTTTAC contains the following coding sequences:
- a CDS encoding glyoxalase, with the translated sequence MQHRAKSIRPFIGSKNFEISRSFYRDLGFEETVLEPKLSVFKTGTEAFYLQNAYVKDWIDNTMIFLEVEDLSAFWADLQKLNLTQKYEDVKIVPIRNQAWGRECFVHDPSGVLWHFGEFV
- the rnr gene encoding ribonuclease R; the protein is MSKKKNTAPSVKQVLTQLVLDVFEHNGGKEALNYKQVSAKLNILDTDSRQTILEILKEQSKNQTLQEVSAGKFKLVELKTFVEGRVDMTTDGSAFIVTDDEFENDIFVAPRKVRTALNGDRVKVYVYAKSKGKRKEGEVVEIIKRAKMEFTGIVKISERFAFFIPDDRKMLHDIFIPLSDLNGAKNGMKAVAAITDWPPQAKNPIGTIKTILGTQGENDTEMNAILAEYGFPLTFPKEVEEEANEISEAITAEEIAKRRDFREVLTITIDPFDAKDFDDAISFQKLENGNYEIGVHIADVAHYIIPDSALDKEAFQRATSVYLVDRVIPMLPERLSNGLCSLRPHEDKLCFAAVFEMDDAGHVLNEWFGKTVIHSNRRFTYEEVQVIIETGEGEYLEEIKTLNALAYKLREQKFKNGAISFESTEVKFKLDEQGKPIGVYVKERKDAHKLIEDFMLLANRKVAEFVSKKGKGKHKYPFVYRAHDAPNPETLGNFAQFAARFGYRINMKSDREIAKSLNHLMADVEGKKEQNVLTQLAIRSMAKAVYTTKSSSHYGLAFDHYTHFTSPIRRYPDVMVHRLLFHYLNGGQPVNAEHYEVLCKHSSEMEKKAADAERSSVKYKQAEYLQNNIGSEFTGVISGVTEWGMYVQIIENNCEGMVRLRDISDDFYTLDEKNYAIIGQRKKKVYQLGDEVRIKVKNVDLTKKQIDFSLVLD
- a CDS encoding polyprenyl synthetase family protein; amino-acid sequence: MNKLQDLQLLIEDAVNQLSFPAQPSELYEPITYIMALGGKRMRPALLLMACDMFGGDVKKALPPALAIEVFHNFTLVHDDIMDNAPLRRGKATVHEKWNPNTGILSGDVMLVEAYKLIMQVDDSILRRVLEIFSNTAVGVCEGQQFDMNFEQQSEVEIDAYINMIRLKTAVLLGGALNIGALIGGASDEDASLLYTFGEQLGIAFQLQDDILDVYGDPEKFGKQVGGDIISNKKTFLLIKALELADADEKQALNQWINAVDFNAAEKVTAVTSVYNTLNIRQKAEEAMQNYAAIGFEALDKLSISEDKKQYLRSFADGLMVREK
- a CDS encoding DUF4126 family protein; the encoded protein is MSFKISKPLWQAVSLGAIAGSRAMSAPAITSHILSHHQTDNLANSPLKFMQSGKTATAFKLLAFGEFVGDKLPTAPNRIALPGLTGRFLTGALAGASVYKAGGGKAYLGAILGGSAALLSSFGCFYLRKATVKSTKILDPLIGGLEDALVIGASAGLAKSA
- a CDS encoding mechanosensitive ion channel family protein; the encoded protein is MMLLPLQIGNHLPPEVLEISKQMHPLLWNFCIWVTATVIGLVIKFITSRLLRIYSQRNNYSFFGSFVKHLSWPIGYFIPLFVFKLMMPLMRMNKIYYNFLDRCVSILLVISFAVLLTRAIRVLEDYVYHFYDLNKADNLKERKIRTQLKFLRKLVVAIIVFVTIALVLLSFESFRKLGTGLLTGVGIGGIIIGFAAQNSLGNLLAGMQLAFTQPIRIDDVLVVEGEWGRVEDITLTYVVLRIWDQRRLILPINYFIQKPFQNWTRISADIIGTVFIYMDYSIPMQPLRTEFERLLTLTKLWDGKVQVLQLTDAKERTIEIRMLVSARNSSDAFDLRCFIRENMITYIQENYPGSLPKIRTDYADKFPQALPEASI
- a CDS encoding VOC family protein, translating into MKKVTGIGGIFFKSEDPKAINEWYAQNLGLPTSAYGTTFDWLEVDDASKKGTTVWNPFPADTKYFNPSTKPFMINYRVADLVALVEELKANNVTIVDEIAEYDYGKFIHILDPEGNIIELWEPKDEPAEDATAE